The sequence TTGCTCCGTACAATGCTCCGATTGCGAGAAATAGATTATAAAAACCTTGATTTAAAAAAACCGCCTTCATCGCTTCCGCAGATTTAGTATCTGTCACTCCGAATCTTCTGTGAATGCGAGGACGCATCCATAATACACTTTCCATAATGAAGATCCAAACATGCAATAAGCCGACTATAGCCGCCAAAATTCTTGCTGCCAATATCATCCCGTTCTCTCCTTCTTCTTTTGTTATTACGCCGATTCTTTAGATAAAATCTTATCACGTAGTTTATGAAAAGGCAATTCAATCAGACCAAATATTATGAGTGTGACTATAATTGAAAAGATTAACCAGCCGCTAAATAAAGCCGCGACTAATCCGTATGTTACTACTTTTCCTTTTATCAACGGAGCGAATACTTTCACGATGCCTGAAGTTATAAAATGCCATAGATATATGGTATAACTAAGTCGAGCGATAGGTATCCATATTTTTAAAGAGAAAAATACATTAAGTATTGTTTTATTGCCGAAAAGTAAAATCGCAATAACCAATCCGAACCCTAAAGAAAATAGAATATGGCGATATTGCATTTCATAAC is a genomic window of Leptospira neocaledonica containing:
- a CDS encoding DUF1304 domain-containing protein, translating into MILAARILAAIVGLLHVWIFIMESVLWMRPRIHRRFGVTDTKSAEAMKAVFLNQGFYNLFLAIGALYGAIFFEIHPGYAPAILVFSCLSVFGAGLVLLVSKPAMARAAIIQGFPPLIAVVLYFISCNG